Proteins encoded together in one Onychomys torridus chromosome 1, mOncTor1.1, whole genome shotgun sequence window:
- the Ccp110 gene encoding centriolar coiled-coil protein of 110 kDa isoform X1 — MEEYEEFCEKALARVQEASLSTESFLPAQADSVSLIRFHGVAVLSPLLTTEKRKAIQQEKQKALDFQTRKQANRKKALLTRVQEILENVQVRKAPNASDFDQWAIETICSNPEVRNLDAPTVPKSLPGPTEHCTSVKLETITGLWTVGNKDQHNPNGMSLPRDSEGSGSLKRCESPDSGQVENGTAPRLSAVSSQETLVSDGPLLAKEEPDPSCLPEGTPDPYIMSLQNLMKKSKEYVEREQSRRSLRGSTKRTVSESHSDKENDAAKASDCVKEKAPPMPTGRHCGSSIPDKPSLNKSNVLLQGASQASNMGTSVLGNFSKVDLPIGTDSPAVPDAESDFKVIPTLITENKVIKSLTGPYAKLPSPEPSVSPTMHRRRSRPSSACQILINNPVNACELSPKGKEEAGDRVTPAAAETTNESEIVPKSPADLAGVCSNKVSASKMALDTTRDTVVGKTSQLYQALGNQLDNKASVEDAAMEGPFTPDEGAVQKADSTCMTVPTLHELHTTRQCVASQTVEDVCGLKSASMSAKNSCNLQMELNKSYDVRNPSPLLMQTQNSRQQMDTSPVPCGNEQFLDNTLEKVKRRLDLDSDSLQKENCPYIITAGVAEQEREHLPERRYPKGSICINKNKMPETSPKEGQEILKSKMLAFEEMRKRLEEQHAQQLSLLIAEQEREQERLQREIEEQERMLRAKAADVSDSHSTLELEWRKRSSSALLDTMLSQVDLLRTPDNSDFTNPALQYSFGSASEAPFYLWGSLASGVTKLSGTRPFGRAQAKWSQVFSPEIQAKFNKITAVARGFLTRKLMQTDKLKRLRQTVKDTMEFMRSFQSEAPLKRGVVSAQDASLQERVLAQLRAALYGIHDIFFVMDAAERMSILRHDREARKEKLLRQMDKLKSPRVALSAATQKSLDRKKFMKVAEMGMPNKKFLLKQNPSETRVLQPNQGQNAPVHRLLSRQGTPKTSVKGVVQTRQKPSQSRVPNRAPVSGAYAGKIQRKRPNVATI; from the exons ATGGAAGAGTACGAGGAATTCTGTGAGAAAGCACTCGCCCGAGTTCAGGAAGCGTCACTGTCCACAGAGAGCTTCCTGCCTGCCCAGGCAGACAGTGTCTCACTCATCCGCTTCCATGGGGTGGCTGTGCTTTCTCCACTG CTTACCACTGAGAAGAGAAAGGCAATTCAACAGGAAAAGCAGAAAGCACTTGATTTccaaacaagaaagcaggctaatAGGAAGAAAGCTTTACTGACTCGGGTCCAGGAGATTCTTGAAAATGTCCAG GTTAGAAAAGCACCGAATGCCAGTGATTTCGATCAGTGGGCGATAGAAACCATTTGCTCTAATCCAGAAGTCAGAAACTTGGATGCTCCTACAGTTCCAAAGAGCTTGCCAGGCCCCACTGAGCACTGTACTTCGGTAAAGCTTGAAACGATAACTGGACTTTGGACTGTGGGTAATAAGGACCAACATAACCCTAATGGGATGAGCCTGCCTAGAGACTCAGAAGGGTCTGGTTCTCTGAAGCGGTGTGAGAGTCCAGACAGCGGGCAGGTAGAAAATGGAACTGCTCCAAGGCTCTCTGCAGTGAGCTCTCAGGAGACTCTCGTTTCTGATGGTCCCCTCTTAGCAAAGGAAGAACCGGACCCATCGTGTTTGCCTGAAGGCACTCCAGATCCCTACATAATGAGCCTTCAGAATCTAATGAAGAAGTCAAAGGAGTATGTGGAAAGAGAACAGTCCAGGCGAAGTCTGAGAGGTAGCACAAAGAGAACTGTCAGTGAAAGTCATtcagacaaagaaaatgatgCTGCTAAGGCAAGTGACTGTGTGAAGGAGAAGGCCCCACCCATGCCCACAGGCAGGCACTGTGGCTCCTCCATCCCTGACAAACCAAGCCTTAATAAGTCAAACGTTCTCCTCCAAGGTGCTTCTCAAGCAAGCAACATGGGCACGTCAGTTTTAGGTAACTTTTCCAAAGTAGATCTCCCCATAGGAACTGACTCTCCTGCTGTTCCAGATGCCGAGTCGGATTTTAAAGTTATTCCCACCTTAATTACTGAAAATAAAGTTATCAAAAGTCTTACAGGTCCGTATGCCAAATTACCTAGTCCAGAGCCAAGTGTGAGTCCTACAATGCATCGAAGGCGTTCTAGGCCCTCATCAGCTTGTCAAATCCTTATAAATAACCCAGTAAATGCCTGTGAGCTGAGCCCAAAGGGGAAAGAAGAGGCAGGGGATAGAGTCACTCCAGCTGCTGCTGAAACAACAAATGAATCTGAAATTGTGCCAAAGTCACCAGCTGATTTAGCAGGAGTTTGTTCAAACAAGGTTTCTGCTAGCAAAATGGCATTGGACACCACAAGAGATACGGTTGTGGGTAAGACGAGTCAGCTATATCAGGCCTTAGGAAATCAACTAGACAATAAAGCCAGTGTTGAGGATGCTGCTATGGAAGGTCCCTTCACACCTGATGAGGGGGCAGTGCAGAAAGCAGATAGTACTTGTATGACTGTGCCCACGTTGCATGAACTTCACACCACCAGGCAGTGTGTAGCAAGTCAAACTGTGGAAGATGTGTGTGGACTCAAGTCAGCCAGTATGTCAGCAAAAAACTCCTGCAATTTACAAATGGAACTGAATAAATCGTACGATGTGAGAAACCCATCTCCCTTACTTATGCAAACCCAGAATTCCAGACAGCAAATGGACACATCTCCAGTGCCCTGTGGTAATGAACAGTTTCTGGATAACACTCTTGAAAAAGTTAAGCGGAGACTTGATTTAGATAGTGATAGTTTGCAAAAAGAGAATTGTCCTTACATTATAACAGCTGGAGTAGCTGAGCAGGAGAGAGAACATCTGCCAGAAAGAAGATACCCGAAGGGATCCATCTGCATTAACAAGAATAAGATGCCAGAAACTAGCCCTAAAG AAGGCCAGGAGATACTGAAAAGCAAGATGTTAGCTTTTGAAGAAATGCGGAAGAGACTGGAGGAACAGCATGCCCAGCAGCTGTCACTCCTCATagcagagcaggagagggagcaggagcGACTGCAAAGG GAAATAGAAGAGCAGGAGAGGATGCTGAGAGCGAAGGCGGCGGATGTCTCTGACTCGCACAGTACGCTGGAACTGGAGTGGAGAAAAAGAAGCAGTTCTGCTCTGCTGGACACAATGCTGTCCCAAGTGGACTTGCTCCGGACTCCAGACAACTCTG ACTTCACGAATCCTGCCCTACAATATAGCTTTGGCTCTGCAAGTGAAGCACCGTTCTACCTCTGGGGATCCCTGGCCAGTGGTGTGACCAAACTCTCAGGAACAAGGCCTTTTGGAAGGGCCCAAGCTAAGTGGTCTCAG GTTTTTAGTCCAGAAATACAagcaaaatttaacaaaataactGCTGTGGCAAGAGGATTTCTTACTCGTAAGCTTATGCAGACAGACAAACTGAAGCGGCTTCGGCAAACTGTGAAA GACACCATGGAATTCATGCGAAGCTTCCAGTCAGAAGCCCCGCTGAAGAGAGGTGTTGTCTCAGCCCAAGATGCTTCCCTTCAGGAACGAGTGTTAGCGCAG TTGCGAGCTGCCCTGTATGGTATTCATGACATCTTCTTCGTAATGGACGCAGCTGAGAGAATGTCAATCCTCCGCCATGATCGAGAAGCCCGCAAAGAGAAACTGCTTCGGCAGATG GATAAACTGAAAAGTCCACGGGTGGCGCTTTCAGCGGCAACACAGAAGTCTCTTGACAGGAAGAAGTTCATGAA
- the Ccp110 gene encoding centriolar coiled-coil protein of 110 kDa isoform X2 has translation MEEYEEFCEKALARVQEASLSTESFLPAQADSVSLIRFHGVAVLSPLLTTEKRKAIQQEKQKALDFQTRKQANRKKALLTRVQEILENVQVRKAPNASDFDQWAIETICSNPEVRNLDAPTVPKSLPGPTEHCTSVKLETITGLWTVGNKDQHNPNGMSLPRDSEGSGSLKRCESPDSGQVENGTAPRLSAVSSQETLVSDGPLLAKEEPDPSCLPEGTPDPYIMSLQNLMKKSKEYVEREQSRRSLRGSTKRTVSESHSDKENDAAKASDCVKEKAPPMPTGRHCGSSIPDKPSLNKSNVLLQGASQASNMGTSVLGNFSKVDLPIGTDSPAVPDAESDFKVIPTLITENKVIKSLTGPYAKLPSPEPSVSPTMHRRRSRPSSACQILINNPVNACELSPKGKEEAGDRVTPAAAETTNESEIVPKSPADLAGVCSNKVSASKMALDTTRDTVVGKTSQLYQALGNQLDNKASVEDAAMEGPFTPDEGAVQKADSTCMTVPTLHELHTTRQCVASQTVEDVCGLKSASMSAKNSCNLQMELNKSYDVRNPSPLLMQTQNSRQQMDTSPVPCGNEQFLDNTLEKVKRRLDLDSDSLQKENCPYIITAGVAEQEREHLPERRYPKGSICINKNKMPETSPKEGQEILKSKMLAFEEMRKRLEEQHAQQLSLLIAEQEREQERLQREIEEQERMLRAKAADVSDSHSTLELEWRKRSSSALLDTMLSQVDLLRTPDNSDFTNPALQYSFGSASEAPFYLWGSLASGVTKLSGTRPFGRAQAKWSQVFSPEIQAKFNKITAVARGFLTRKLMQTDKLKRLRQTVKDTMEFMRSFQSEAPLKRGVVSAQDASLQERVLAQLRAALYGIHDIFFVMDAAERMSILRHDREARKEKLLRQMDKLKSPRVALSAATQKSLDRKKFMKVAEMGMPNKKFLLKQNPSETRVLQPNQGQNAPVHRLLSRQGSICRKNPKKAAKCCDNLRRQHSLG, from the exons ATGGAAGAGTACGAGGAATTCTGTGAGAAAGCACTCGCCCGAGTTCAGGAAGCGTCACTGTCCACAGAGAGCTTCCTGCCTGCCCAGGCAGACAGTGTCTCACTCATCCGCTTCCATGGGGTGGCTGTGCTTTCTCCACTG CTTACCACTGAGAAGAGAAAGGCAATTCAACAGGAAAAGCAGAAAGCACTTGATTTccaaacaagaaagcaggctaatAGGAAGAAAGCTTTACTGACTCGGGTCCAGGAGATTCTTGAAAATGTCCAG GTTAGAAAAGCACCGAATGCCAGTGATTTCGATCAGTGGGCGATAGAAACCATTTGCTCTAATCCAGAAGTCAGAAACTTGGATGCTCCTACAGTTCCAAAGAGCTTGCCAGGCCCCACTGAGCACTGTACTTCGGTAAAGCTTGAAACGATAACTGGACTTTGGACTGTGGGTAATAAGGACCAACATAACCCTAATGGGATGAGCCTGCCTAGAGACTCAGAAGGGTCTGGTTCTCTGAAGCGGTGTGAGAGTCCAGACAGCGGGCAGGTAGAAAATGGAACTGCTCCAAGGCTCTCTGCAGTGAGCTCTCAGGAGACTCTCGTTTCTGATGGTCCCCTCTTAGCAAAGGAAGAACCGGACCCATCGTGTTTGCCTGAAGGCACTCCAGATCCCTACATAATGAGCCTTCAGAATCTAATGAAGAAGTCAAAGGAGTATGTGGAAAGAGAACAGTCCAGGCGAAGTCTGAGAGGTAGCACAAAGAGAACTGTCAGTGAAAGTCATtcagacaaagaaaatgatgCTGCTAAGGCAAGTGACTGTGTGAAGGAGAAGGCCCCACCCATGCCCACAGGCAGGCACTGTGGCTCCTCCATCCCTGACAAACCAAGCCTTAATAAGTCAAACGTTCTCCTCCAAGGTGCTTCTCAAGCAAGCAACATGGGCACGTCAGTTTTAGGTAACTTTTCCAAAGTAGATCTCCCCATAGGAACTGACTCTCCTGCTGTTCCAGATGCCGAGTCGGATTTTAAAGTTATTCCCACCTTAATTACTGAAAATAAAGTTATCAAAAGTCTTACAGGTCCGTATGCCAAATTACCTAGTCCAGAGCCAAGTGTGAGTCCTACAATGCATCGAAGGCGTTCTAGGCCCTCATCAGCTTGTCAAATCCTTATAAATAACCCAGTAAATGCCTGTGAGCTGAGCCCAAAGGGGAAAGAAGAGGCAGGGGATAGAGTCACTCCAGCTGCTGCTGAAACAACAAATGAATCTGAAATTGTGCCAAAGTCACCAGCTGATTTAGCAGGAGTTTGTTCAAACAAGGTTTCTGCTAGCAAAATGGCATTGGACACCACAAGAGATACGGTTGTGGGTAAGACGAGTCAGCTATATCAGGCCTTAGGAAATCAACTAGACAATAAAGCCAGTGTTGAGGATGCTGCTATGGAAGGTCCCTTCACACCTGATGAGGGGGCAGTGCAGAAAGCAGATAGTACTTGTATGACTGTGCCCACGTTGCATGAACTTCACACCACCAGGCAGTGTGTAGCAAGTCAAACTGTGGAAGATGTGTGTGGACTCAAGTCAGCCAGTATGTCAGCAAAAAACTCCTGCAATTTACAAATGGAACTGAATAAATCGTACGATGTGAGAAACCCATCTCCCTTACTTATGCAAACCCAGAATTCCAGACAGCAAATGGACACATCTCCAGTGCCCTGTGGTAATGAACAGTTTCTGGATAACACTCTTGAAAAAGTTAAGCGGAGACTTGATTTAGATAGTGATAGTTTGCAAAAAGAGAATTGTCCTTACATTATAACAGCTGGAGTAGCTGAGCAGGAGAGAGAACATCTGCCAGAAAGAAGATACCCGAAGGGATCCATCTGCATTAACAAGAATAAGATGCCAGAAACTAGCCCTAAAG AAGGCCAGGAGATACTGAAAAGCAAGATGTTAGCTTTTGAAGAAATGCGGAAGAGACTGGAGGAACAGCATGCCCAGCAGCTGTCACTCCTCATagcagagcaggagagggagcaggagcGACTGCAAAGG GAAATAGAAGAGCAGGAGAGGATGCTGAGAGCGAAGGCGGCGGATGTCTCTGACTCGCACAGTACGCTGGAACTGGAGTGGAGAAAAAGAAGCAGTTCTGCTCTGCTGGACACAATGCTGTCCCAAGTGGACTTGCTCCGGACTCCAGACAACTCTG ACTTCACGAATCCTGCCCTACAATATAGCTTTGGCTCTGCAAGTGAAGCACCGTTCTACCTCTGGGGATCCCTGGCCAGTGGTGTGACCAAACTCTCAGGAACAAGGCCTTTTGGAAGGGCCCAAGCTAAGTGGTCTCAG GTTTTTAGTCCAGAAATACAagcaaaatttaacaaaataactGCTGTGGCAAGAGGATTTCTTACTCGTAAGCTTATGCAGACAGACAAACTGAAGCGGCTTCGGCAAACTGTGAAA GACACCATGGAATTCATGCGAAGCTTCCAGTCAGAAGCCCCGCTGAAGAGAGGTGTTGTCTCAGCCCAAGATGCTTCCCTTCAGGAACGAGTGTTAGCGCAG TTGCGAGCTGCCCTGTATGGTATTCATGACATCTTCTTCGTAATGGACGCAGCTGAGAGAATGTCAATCCTCCGCCATGATCGAGAAGCCCGCAAAGAGAAACTGCTTCGGCAGATG GATAAACTGAAAAGTCCACGGGTGGCGCTTTCAGCGGCAACACAGAAGTCTCTTGACAGGAAGAAGTTCATGAA